The following is a genomic window from Micropterus dolomieu isolate WLL.071019.BEF.003 ecotype Adirondacks linkage group LG12, ASM2129224v1, whole genome shotgun sequence.
TTTATTACCTGCCTGATATGGAATAACCCAGGGTTCACTGCAGGAGGCATAACATTGGCAAAGAGCAcctggaaacaaaaaaatatcactCAGATTGGACAGGTTGTAAGAGATGGATATATTGTTGTATTTGCTGAGTTGACAAATCAGTTTGGCCTGTAGGACTTTTTACAATATGCACAATTAAGATCTGTTTTTAAGAAATATACATCTGTTGCCTATCCAGCAATCGACCCGCTCAGTGAAATACACCGATCCACTCCTCGCCAGTTCATCTTCAGTGGTAACCAGGTAGCCAGTGCAGCCACAATATAAACGCTGGCCGCCACAGACTGATTTTCGTGATTTTTTACtaagcctatttaaaatcgtatttgatcgCAGAGCGCCGTAGTGCATTCACGCAGCACTTCCTCCCGCtcgtcccctctctctctctctctcaccaacacattctcatctcaatgcgtcataactgacgctttcagacagcgtgacaaagcgtgcCAACACGCTCAcctctctcgttctctctccctcttgaacaccgctgcacaaatctgtccaacacaacgctgtcaatgtcggagacccagcttaaaaaagttattagccaGCATGCTAGGAGCCTAGcgaaggagagctaagttaaagTTAGAATGCAGCTGGACTTTCGAGGCTTGCAAGCTGTATATAGAGTAGCCAGTAGTCAATATCGATGCGCGCCTCAACCCCCCAGCTCCACctgccacagttacactgttattgtgtgtgaaacactgcagtggGAGCTCAGGTCCCATAAGGAGGGtctgagctcccatggaagcagtaaaaccatgcatctgtgggggtcacaacatcaacaacaactaTATTGAATGTGAACATGTTTTCCTAATGAACTACGATGTGCACCTCATGACTGACAGAATGGCTGCACATCTCCACCAACAGCCactatatttattaaaaaatactgttaaaatatcttttcaTCTGGTTCTTGTGACCCAAGTGTgccatcacacccctaatctgagccctatttatgtatttatttatctccgcCAGTAATTTTAGTTAGTAGTCTATATTAGAAACCCCCatgaagctcagattataacttgAACCCCGGTGGTGACCAACGCTACGGCCAAGTCTTGAATTTAAATGAAAGTAGATTGCCTTTTGTCTAGTATTGTTTCAACATGCGTTAAATGATCTTGTGTCTCTGCCTTGCCCTAGTCTGCCACCtgtgtttgaaaatgctgcCTCCCTGTTCAGAATTGTATTCTCGAAATCACTGCCTGGCAGCCCTACGAAGCGTTCTTGGAGccctctcacctgtctgctacatttacatttattcatttagctgatgcttttatccaaagcaacttacaattacaaagtatgtcagaggttgcacgcctacGGGCCACTAGGGGTTaagagtcttgctcagggacacattggtggatgtttcACAGTGAAGAGTTGAAcacaggtctctcacaccaaagccatgtgtcttatccactgccccatcaccaccccatgcTCACTTCTCAGTCCCACATTCCACAAGTAGCAATGCACCAATCAGAGTACAGTTTTCTGTGATAAGTGTTTTCTCTCAgcgttttaaaagctgttttcaatgtgtcaaattaaaaaaaaatctgaatattttaaaaagctttgacAATATTGACGTGGCTCCGGCTAAATGAGTTTTGGCCCAGCCTCACTTCTTGACACCCCAAAGGAATTTTGATACCAAATTGAGGACAATAATTAAACACTGACAACAACTTAAAAAGACTGAACATTTTTTGACTCTgaccaaatgaaatgaactGTGACAGTTAATTATACTTTCAGACAGCTgtgctgctgcacagtcaccaTAATTATCCAAAATTAACACCTTTTTTTCTCAGATCTTCCTGTCATCCATTTGCATAAGAGAGGGACATGAAAAAGTTTCTCACACTCTGAGGCGCTGCTCTTGTTGCTGTTATGATCTGAGTAGATTAGACTCTCGAAATTTTTGAGGAGAAGTAGAGAGGGAAGTCTTTGTTAACAGTTAGTATTCTTAGCAGCTATTGACTTTATGCATTGAGGTTTTAGATTTTGATAAATCATATTAGATTTGTTCAGctttaaatgaaaacagattGTTAATTCCACAATCGAAAGACAGTTCCTGTAAGACTCTTCTCTGAGTGCCGACTGCCACAGCCTCTCATCTAAAGGTATGGGTCCTCTTTGGGATAGGTGGACAATTTTAGTAATAATTTAATAAGAAATTATCAAATTGGTGTTGATGCTAAAATTTAACCCACTCAGTTGCAAAATCTGATGAATGATTGAGCACTTAACTATATGCTGATatgatttaaatacatttaggaAAGGCGATCTGAAGGGAAGCCCTTAGCGGCCACACATTTTTTTAGAATAATTTAAGACTGGTGTGCCTTGTTAACTCAGTTGTTAGAGCATGGGACGCTCCATGTAAGGACTGTGTTTGATTCCCACAGTGtgtgaatatgtttttttatcctcttcaacaaagtcccTGAATCTTTTTCAGGTTAATGAgtgtttgtttctcttaaagactttctttgtttttataaaaaaaaggaaagtttTAGCGTCAttgttattaaaatttaaatatttctctgtgatacaaatattacaaaaatattcaGGGTCCCTTTATTAAGAAACCAGCTGCCTTTTGCTAATTAGTGTGCAACCCACATTATCCCGGTGAATAAGACTATTACGGAGGACATGAAATCCAGAATCCTTCCCTTGGGGATGAACTATTCAAATGCTAGTTAGCTACTTTGTTCAATTAAACTTGTGTTATTTTGTACTGGAAGGGTGTACCTGTGTACTGAGCAAATGTGATAACTTAGCTGAAGTTCAGCTAAGGCAATAGGCTATGCCATGTCCATACaggctaaaaaaagaaaataactaaagcataGCTTTAGTATGGtaacttcatagttttgatTGTAGGCTACTCATCTAATAACTAtccattctattagtttgttgtgTGCTGATAGATCTTTACATGATACAGACAGCtctccctcaaatgtgaaactaagtccatgtcaccatcagttattgtgtgtgtatctgtgtgtgtgtgtgtgtgtgtgtatgtaataagtgtaattaaaatattccaataacactaaaataaatgaaacgaTTGATTTCcttgtgaaaataaacaaattaaaaaccaaaccaaaacaagctaCTCTGCATATTTACAAAGCACATATCAGAGGAAAATAGCCATTAAGtggggaagttctgtggtgacatgctttagttattttgtttatccCATTAacctgcagtgacttgtcaaatgtgtgttgGCAATTAGTTAAtgcctaatttgcatatcaatgtggcgATTGTGACACAATgttattagacacaaatgttactgtgttcacctgtagtgtctccatcAGTACATTAGGTTGTAAGGCCATGAGatattgccttagctaaacttcagctaacttgttacattagctcagctcatgagACATGCGTTAGCAAGACATAGGCCTatattgtcttttgtcttttgtttaattagccgttgacataaataaatgtagaaatatataatatggaataaacaaatgcaagttgtataagaataataaaagaatagagaaaaataatacaactatttgcagagaaagaacaacgtggcagatatttacatgtgtggcagatatttacatgtgccaGTAGACTTGTCGATGTTTGCGACTGATCATCTGCTGCaaacaccgcctcttttatgtgtgcgtgttcatggctggattgggaaaccatTGGTTGACTTACGGAGTTAATAACCAGTGTTGTGTGTCTGCTTAGCCTGATCGCCGTTGTTGGGATAGTGAAGGCAGATAACGAAAAGATATCCTGGCTATGTTGAACTTCCTTCAAACTACAGGAAACTGGTTTAATGTTTATCTGAgctatttattacatttacattacatgaaacatttattaatttagctgactattgaaatacatttagtcatttagctgactacTGCTATTCTATGGGTTAAGCAAAAGAAAACTAACTGTTGGTGCGGTTGTGGAGAAGTAAACTGTCATGTTTAACAATTCTTTGTTATTTCCTCTGACtacaaaaaatacacagtgtGTGATGATGACATCCCTAAAGAGACGGTGTCTCCTGCTCCTTGCTGCCTTCCTCCTTCTGTCCTTCGTTCCCACAGTAACTGAAGTGGNNNNNNNNNNNNNNNNNNNNATCTTTACATGATACAGACAGCtctccctcaaatgtgaaactaagtccatgtcaccatcagttattgtgtgtgtatctgtgtgtgtgtgtgtgtgtgtatgtaataagtgtaattaaaatattccaataacactaaaataaatgaaacgaTTGATTTCcttgtgaaaataaacaaattataaaccaaaccaaaacaagctaCTCTGCATATTTACAAAGCACATATTAgaggctggattgggaaaccatTGGTTGACTTACGGAGTTAATAACCAGTGTTGTGTGTCTGCTTAGCCTGATCGCCGTTGTTGGGATAGTGAAGGCAGATAACGAAAAGATATCCTGGCTATGTTGAACTTCCTTCAAACTACAGGAAACTGGTTTAATGTTTATCTGAgctatttattacatttacattacatgaaacatttattaattgAGCTGACTATTGAAATACacttagtcatttagctgactacTGCTATTATATGGGTTAAGCCAAAGAAAACTAACTGTTGGTGCGGTTGTGGAGAAGTAAACTGTCATGTTTAACAATTCTTTGTTATTTCCTCTGACtacaaaaaatacacagtgtGTGATGATGACATCCCTAAAGAGACGGTGTCTCCTGCTCCTTGCTGCCTTCCTCCTTCTGTCCTTCGTTCCCACAGTAACTGAAGTGGTGGATTCAATGGCAGACTGTGCTGAGTTTCTTCTTGAGCAAACTCCACCACAGGTCCCAGAAGTCTTGGAGGGCGGCAACATCCTGAACCAGAAACGATACAAACCCATTTGCCAGACTTTTAAGAACAAGAAAAGGTTTGTGACGCTCTACGACACAGAGAACAagattcctgtgttttctgcttACAAGTATAGAGGGGAAAAACAGATTGACAGAAAcgaaaaacagaagaaaagaccCCCTTGGAAAATAGAGCCacaggtgtgtttttcttttgttcattcatgAAAATATTAACTTTCATCTCCTCACACTCTGGCAGCAATCCACCACTGTTCCCGCTGGTGGATTGCTGCCTGATGGATTTTTACTTCCACAAGTGAGAGACAGCAGTGCTACGTTTTCCAAAACTGATCTTATTAAAAAAACTCCCTTGAccatgagaatgtgttgctccttatacttttttgtttttatcagtaAGTTGACCTTTGATTGGTGTTTTAATCAGTGTCAGCAGGTAATATGAGAATTGCTTatttactgtccaccactgactGAGTCTTCCAACTTTTGCagctggaagaaaaaaacaccaacaacatgAGGGATGACAGATTAACCTGCCAGGCCAGCAACGATGATTATAAGAATAACATTGATTATAATAGAGGCCACTTATTTCCAAATAGTCACGCATTTGATAAAGATGACAAAATCTCAACGTTCACCCTGACAAACATCGTTCCACAAGCAGTGTCTTTCAATGGTGGCAGCTGGGAAAAAATGGAGACCTGTGTCAAATGCGTCCTGGAAAAGTATTGCATCAACAATAATGGTGTCATTGAAGGCTTTGTAGTGACAGGAGCAATGCCCGGCAACAAcaaactgaagaagaaaattAATATACCATCCATTCTCTGGTCAGCATTCTGCTGTTACAGTCACAACTTGCAGAAGTGGATAGCAAGTGCTCACTGGGGGGAAAACATTGCAGAACCTAATTCTAAATATCTGCAGACAAAGACTTTGAAAGAACTCCACCAAAAAGTGAGCACAAGGGAAAAAAGATTTGAGGTGTTTCCCAGAACACAGTGCCCTCTCGACACAACTGTTGCTGAGTTCTTCCCAGAAATGATAACAACCTGCAAGTGCCCACCCCAAGCTTCAACAACATCTGACCCGCCCACTACCACAACTACCGTTTCATCAACTACTGCTACTCCTACCTTGATACTTACAACTCCAGAAACAACAACTACTATTTTACCAACAACCACTCCGCCTCCAACCACAACTTCTGTCTCATCAACTACCACTGCTACTGACCCACCATCGACACCTAAACCCCAAACTACTACATTTCCACCAACAACCATACTCTCTACAACTACCACTAAAGCTAcaactactacttctactacaactacaaccaccacaagaaatacaaagaaggaaaagaatAATTCAGTAAGTAACAGGGGTAGTGGGCAAGGTGGTGGTGATGCAGGACAAGTTGGTGGTGCAGTGGCAGGTGTTGTTGCAGTAGTTGGTGGTGCAGTGGCAGATGGTAGTATACTGGGAGGTGGTGCTGCAAAAGGAGTTGGTGGTGCAGTGGCAGGTGGTAGTATACTGGGAGGTGGTGCTGCAAAAGGAGTTGGTGGTGCAGTGGCAGGTGGTAGTATACTGGGAGGTGGTGCTGCAAAAGGAGTTGGTGGTGCAGTGGCAGGTGGTATTGTGCAGGGAGGTGGTACTGGAGTAGGAGTTGGTGATGCAGTGGCAGGTGGTAGTATCCTGGGAGGTGGTGCTGCTGTAGGAGGTGGTGCTGCAGTGGCAGGTGGTAGTATCCTGGGAGGTGGTGCTGCTGTAGGAGGTGGTGCTGCATTGGCAGCTGGTAGTATCCTGGGAGGTGGTGCTGCTGTAGGAGTTGGTGGTGCAGTGGCAGGTGGTAGTATCCTGGGAGGTGGTGCTGCTGTAAATGTTGGTGGTGCACTGGAAGAGGGTGTTCCCACAGTGCCTGCTATGTCTCAAAGTTCCCTTAGCATATCTGCCTCTCTTACCTCTGGCCATGATACTACCACAACTAGCATTCCCTCAACTACTGCATCTTCTAGTACCACTATACCTGTAACTATAGAAACACCAACAATCAGCATTACATTAACAGCCACTGCTCCATCAATCACAGCATCTATCCCATCAACAATAACTGCAACTTATATAACTATTGAACCCCAAACTAACACAGCCAACCTGATATCAACGACAAACATTCCTGGAACTACTGAACTCCAAACTAACACAACCAATCAGACATTAGCGACTATCATTCCTACAACTATTGAACCCCAAACTAACACAACCAACCAGACACCAACAACCTTCATTCCTACAACTTCTGAACTCCAAACTAACACAACAAACCAGTGTGATGGCAATTcaagttttcaaataaacaggtCAGGCAAACacttctgtgaattttattacAGTCTTTtgcagaaggactcacagcaacacacatacgCTGTATACATGTATGCTCAAATGAGTGCAGAGAGCTCAGTGATCCTAGtatttatccagctttaagATATTTCGACTGTTACATTTACACAGATTAAGTGCCACATCATACAAGTCTCCttgagtccagggttacatacAATTTGTTTGGAATTCCAATTACACCAGACATCAGCAACTATCACTCCTTCagcataaaacacaaacaaacacaaccactttcaacCAATCAGACATTAGCGACTATCATTCCTACAACTATTGAACCCCAAACTAACACAACCAACCAGACACCAACAACCTTCATTCCTACAACTTCTGAACTCCAAACTAACACAACAAACCAGTGTGATGGCAATTcaagttttcaaataaacaggtCAGGCAAACacttctgtgaattttattacAGTCTTTtgcagaaggactcacagcaacacacatacgCTGTATACATGTATGCTCAAATGAGTGCAGAGAGCTCAGTGATCCTAGtatttatccagctttaagATATTTCGACTGTTACATTTACACAGATTAAGTGCCACATCATACAAGTCTCCttgagtccagggttacatacAATTTGTTTGGAATTCCAATTACACCAGACATCAGCAACTATCACTCCTTCagcataaaacacaaacaaacacaaccactttcaacCAATCAGACATTAGCGACTATCATTCCTACAACTATTGAACCCCAAACTAACACAACCAACCAGACACCAACAACCTTCATTCCTACAACTTCTGAACcccaaactaaaacaaacaccagtAACTATTATTCTTATAACTTATGAACCCCCAAGTAAAACCAGACATCAGCGACTATACTTCTTACTACTTGTGAACCCCAAACTAATCAAACCAACTAGACTTCAACAACCTTTATTTCTACAACTTCTGAACCCCAAACTAAAACAACCAACCAGACATCAGCAACTATCATTCTTACAACTTGTAAACCCCAAACTAACACGACCAACTAGACTTCAAAGACAGCAATTATTACAACTACCAAACCCAGAAGTAACACAACAGCTCAGCACCTCAACATCTCCGAAtgttgaaatgtgaaaacataaaatcttGACTGTTAACCTTTAAAACCATTGTGAATGGATGTAATGTTTTGAAGAATTGTCATCCTTTCTTGACTGTtcaatgttaattttttttcatctaTAATAAAATCAACCAAATGCCATTatctttgtaattttattttagtagCCACAAAATCagaattttaactttaaaagttGAAGATACACAATGAAGCACAATCTGGATTCAATTCAAATCTGAATTGTTGTTTGATGACTAGTGCAGTTTGTGTGAAAAGCTTGCTGACGTCAGCATAGCTGACTTTGTTGGATCTCTGTGAAGCACTTTCGTAATCTTGTTTCttaaattgtgctatataaataaaatggattggatCTTGAAGCAAAGCTTTGGCTGATAAGGTGATGAGGCACACCCATCTGCAAAGCCTTCTTCACCACCAGGCTGTTCATCATCAGCTCCTCCTTCAGCTGGTTTGTTTTGGAAACCTCCTGGTTCTCCATGGGGCAGGACCTGTCATATAGTGGAAACAGGTCTGAGACCGGCTTCTACATAATTAACGCCGTGGGCTGGAACTCTGCGCTAGACATTCCTGAGgaccaggggtctcatttataaaattgTGGGTAgacacctcactaaaagtgtacgtgcgcctaaaagtctaaaaatgccttaaaaatattcagacttataaaaccgttcTTACGCACACTTGCAAGCAAGTTCCCAAtcaacacacacatcacaatcaacttgaaatatggtgcatgtgagggagctccatgtccgacccttcaaacgcccatagttgcctataaatggtccgTGAAACACCccttattaatattaatacatactgacaggaagaaaaggaggctaattctgacagagaagcaacaaaacgagatttaactcagtgtgacactgacattccttttggtgaagctgaagcatgttgtttggttggtaaaaaacacactttcgTGCGACACTTGTACACTGGAGGAAAGAGGGCACTGGAGCTCCaaccctttataaccgatctgcaggaaggcgCTTCCCTCTTGAGTAGTGACATCACTGACCGGAGGGGGACACACACGCAGgacgggatgacccaggtacttaTTTGGATTCCCCTGTTCGAAAAGAGTGTAAACCAAATGATttccacttgtgtttaaacttttatttgggctacacaaacagtccactcacttaacgaggctgccgatgagttaaaataaatgaagtaGTGTTATTTTTTCATAACGTGTTTTTAGATCCATACGCTGCCACACAGCGTTTGACTCGATAAGGAAATGAACATGTGATAAAAATACATGAAACTATGCactcgtatttgctcgactgatgCACTGAAAACGGCaacaatttaaatgaaatttgtcctcctgttcaccttatttatgagaataaatttcaatgcatgcaagtattaattaatatgattcctgattaaactgtccaacatatTCGAGGTGATtttcagagatgctcacaagtctttgagctagagtccaagtctcaagtctctcgtggttattatgaatgttgtatcacctgctgcgttcaatccaggttgctaataaaactatatagctataaggaattctttAACTGTAACCTACTTTTAATTTACAGAGCACAatcatgtaatgtgcaatgcaattattgatggtttattaaatactgtaagtcaaaacactccccagactgttaaacccagtgtaacattaactaaataaaagtgtgacattgcataatcaacaataaacctgtcttgtttttaacttacagagcacaaccatctAGCCTAATTAATGACAGcttttaaactactgtaagtcagtaaaattaattttttaaatcacagatTATAAAATTCGATTatctaaatgttattttattaggTAGGCTAATGTTGACATTCACTTTACAGACACatggttatatatatattcagcaCATCGCTGCTGCTAACTTATGAGcactgctactaaaatttcactcaATTATTGATGTCAAACGATTTTCACCCGCACGCTGTGAGCACGGCtttgctagcttcctctcctcattcatcaaaggacGTCTACATTACGTGACAgctgctgttataagagcagcagagttAGGTCTTTTAAGGAATGCAGTATGTGTGCGTGAAACGAGAGTCAATCAGTCTGTCTGGCAGAAAATGTACAGTCTAGGTCACAGCGTGTCTGTTGATGAAACGGACGCGTTTCCCTAACTGCTGGAAAGTTATTCTGGGACCATGCCTGGCCACTTCAGAGAATCATGAGGCGTTTGGCAAAATCCAGTCTGGGTTCCATAAAAAACATTCTACAGGAACTGCATTAGTTAAAGTTTCTAGTGACATTATGATGTCAGCTGACTCTAAGGAATACACAGTTTTGGTCCTACTGGACCTTTCATCTGCTTTTGATACTATTGATCACAGTACTATGATAAATAGACTTCATGATCTGGCTGGGTTGTCTGAAtcagttttaaaatggttttcatcctacctttCTGGTAGAAGTTTTGGTGTTTATGTGAATCAGATCATGTCTGAAACTGCAGGGTTATCATGTGGGGTACCTCAGGGTTCTGTCTTGGGACCTATTCTGTTCCTTTTGTATGTATTTCCTCTAGGAGAGATAATTAGTCAATTTAACAACATATCTTACCATCTGTATGCGGATGATATTCAACTGTACTGCTAGTTTAAGTATAAATTGTCTTTTCTAATCAACTGCGTGACTAGTATCAAACAGTGGTAATGTGACAGAAACACGAATTATCGCCCCTTAGGCTCATCTTGGAGTACCACTCTAAACAGATGCTAGGAAAACTAGCTATTGTAATGTCTGCCCAATCTAAGCAGCTTGAACAGCAGCTTGAAAGCACCAACAGTCACTGAGTGAAGCGGATAAACGCATCACTGAGCTACAAGCTCCTCGCCACCTCCCAGAGGAGGGTGGAGTCGATGCGGAGAAAATTGAGGAAAAGAACGTTTAGCTTGAACACTCACTCTTTCAGCAAGAACAGGAGTTAGagtggaataaaaataaacttaaagaTACAACTAAAACCCTAGACCAATCAGAAATCCTCCTTAAACAAGCAGTGGGGGAAGTCAAAGAGCTAAAAATACAAGTCAAGGTTCATAGTAAACTTAGAGAAGTTGAACAAAACCGTGTACAAGATATGCGAAGACAGCTAGAGGATAGGGACAGAGTAACCCAATCCCTGCTACAGCGGGAAAGCAAGGAGGGGGAGTTGGCTGATGCCAGAAGAGAGTTCCAGCTCTCACGTGAGATAGGCCAACATACTCACTCCTACGAACAACTCCCAACAGTGAGAGACAAGGCTCGGGGAGCGAGTCAGCCTCAGGAGGATGGTCTCCATGAGCACTCCCACGACTGATCCCACAGCATTATATGACAGAGCGCCATGTAAATAGCCCTCCACTTTCTCAGGTGAAGACGGCTTATTCCCCTCGGCTGCAACCGCCGCCAACTGCTGACCATGACTTAAGCCCTTCTGACAGGGACTTAGACAAAATAGCTCGCCACATAACAAGCTTTGAGCCTAAGGCTACAGGCTCACATGAGACCAGTATCTATCTAAAAGATATTGAATACTACTGGAGGCAATTCCCTGCTGTCACCATTGACGACAAGATTTACCTGATCAAGGTGACACGCCAGCCCAGATATGTCACTCTGCCAGGCACTGGTAGAGGAAT
Proteins encoded in this region:
- the LOC123980335 gene encoding serine-rich adhesin for platelets-like — translated: MMTSLKRRCLLLLAAFLLLSFVPTVTEVVDSMADCAEFLLEQTPPQVPEVLEGGNILNQKRYKPICQTFKNKKRFVTLYDTENKIPVFSAYKYRGEKQIDRNEKQKKRPPWKIEPQLEEKNTNNMRDDRLTCQASNDDYKNNIDYNRGHLFPNSHAFDKDDKISTFTLTNIVPQAVSFNGGSWEKMETCVKCVLEKYCINNNGVIEGFVVTGAMPGNNKLKKKINIPSILWSAFCCYSHNLQKWIASAHWGENIAEPNSKYLQTKTLKELHQKVSTREKRFEVFPRTQCPLDTTVAEFFPEMITTCKCPPQASTTSDPPTTTTTVSSTTATPTLILTTPETTTTILPTTTPPPTTTSVSSTTTATDPPSTPKPQTTTFPPTTILSTTTTKATTTTSTTTTTTTRNTKKEKNNSVSNRGSGQGGGDAGQVGGAVAGVVAVVGGAVADGSILGGGAAKGVGGAVAGGSILGGGAAKGVGGAVAGGSILGGGAAKGVGGAVAGGIVQGGGTGVGVGDAVAGGSILGGGAAVGGGAAVAGGSILGGGAAVGGGAALAAGSILGGGAAVGVGGAVAGGSILGGGAAVNVGGALEEGVPTVPAMSQSSLSISASLTSGHDTTTTSIPSTTASSSTTIPVTIETPTISITLTATAPSITASIPSTITATYITIEPQTNTANLISTTNIPGTTELQTNTTNQTLATIIPTTIEPQTNTTNQTPTTFIPTTSELQTNTTNQCDGNSSFQINRSGKHFCEFYYSLLQKDSQQHTYAVYMYAQMSAESSVILVFIQL